The proteins below are encoded in one region of Hordeum vulgare subsp. vulgare chromosome 3H, MorexV3_pseudomolecules_assembly, whole genome shotgun sequence:
- the LOC123442589 gene encoding uncharacterized protein LOC123442589 gives MKNKDKSSKPSSAGRVAGKGLSMKWSSYYNAGGRKERNTNLVSQSRDVEELKAKVARIPEMVRELVQHQVGGVITAIVPTLIEGLQAWIAGGQQGLPQIPSFTASNSHNAQATPLVSPAQAPLVPDDDDDDDGTFTKVDKYFAEHGYGEEFLGPPSQEPNPVKDDRVLAGTTEKPNCNRPCLAFSFEETPPAAAFTEPHIDEPALSTIRALDGPPSPKDISRRVHVAGRPMLPTNLLNAATGAMRSLHDSVLCLEKRRLSENNVAYPVFVAKVPEGKGFVDSAIGGMIVLRFADIFAMFNLHPLQYTFVRLFSLSMEMRIIRDKTPDLVIVDPFYMRAKIIGSARDRQVASSYLEGVILGNSEKDNFLVPYFSCDTRCTLILLSLKYSTATYFNSDRQSKKDYTNIKKVLDEALPGYAISGG, from the exons atgaaaaacaaggataagtccagtaagccgtcgtcagctggtcgtgtggccggcaaaggcttgtccatgaaatggtcgtcatactataacgctggtgggcgaaaggagagaaataccaacttggtaAGCCAGTCGCGCGAcgttgaagaactcaaggcaaaagtggcgcggattccggagatggtccgagagctagtgcaacaccaagtgggaggggtgatcaccgccattgtgcctaccttgattgaggggctgcaggcgtggattgcgggcggccaacaggggctgccccagattcccagcttcacggccagcaactcgcacaacgcgcaggcgacgccattggtgtctccggcgcaggcgccattg gttccggacgacgacgatgacgacgatggtacatttaccaaggtcgataagtactttgccgaacatgggtacggtgaggaattcttggggcctccttctcaagaacccaaccctgtaaAAGACGACCGCGTTCTAGCTGGTAccacggagaaacccaattgcaacaggccttgtctggcgtttagttttgaggagacgcctccagctgccgccttcaccgagcctcatatagacgag ccggcactgagtacgatccgtgctctggacgggccaccttcacctaaggatatctcgaggagggtgcatgtggcgggtaggccgatgctaccgactaatctactcaatgctgcaaccggtgctatgcggagtctgcatgacagtgttctttgtttggagaagcggcgtctctccgagaataatgtggcatacccggttttcgtggccaaggtgccagagggcaagggctttgtcgatagcgccatcgggggtatgatcgtcctgcggtttgctgacatcttcgctatgtttaaccttcatccgctgcaatacaccttcgttcggctattttcgctgagtatggagatgcggatcattagagacaagaccccggacctagtgatagtcgaccccttctatatgcgtgccaagatcaTTGGCAGCGctagggaccggcaagtcgcgagttcttacctcgaaggcgtcattctgggaaactcagaaaaggataacttcctcgtgccttacttttcctg tgacacacgttgcacactcatcctcttaagcctgaaatattccacggccacgtatttcaactcggaccgtcagtcaaaaaaagactacacaaatatcaagaaagttcttgatgaagctcttcccggctacgccatatctggaggc